In Limibacter armeniacum, a single window of DNA contains:
- a CDS encoding YdeI/OmpD-associated family protein: MSEEKPLVNANYLLKKFPGKGGWTYAEIPETRQNKENPFGWVKVKGKIDDYELNHYKLMPMGNKKLFLPVKAEIRKKIKKKEGDIVHIILYSDETPLGIPAEIMECFKNESKEAWENFQAFSDSEQKAYLDWIYNAKTDETKAKRIIQMMDKVQQGLKFYD; this comes from the coding sequence ATGTCCGAAGAAAAACCTCTCGTAAACGCCAACTACCTGTTGAAAAAGTTTCCCGGCAAAGGCGGCTGGACCTATGCAGAAATACCAGAAACCCGTCAGAACAAGGAGAACCCATTTGGATGGGTAAAAGTAAAGGGAAAAATAGATGACTATGAATTGAACCACTACAAACTGATGCCGATGGGCAACAAAAAATTATTTCTGCCTGTAAAAGCTGAAATCAGAAAGAAGATCAAGAAAAAGGAAGGTGATATAGTACATATCATCCTCTATTCGGACGAAACACCTCTGGGGATACCTGCCGAAATCATGGAATGTTTCAAAAACGAATCCAAAGAAGCTTGGGAGAATTTTCAGGCATTTTCTGATAGCGAACAAAAAGCCTATCTGGACTGGATTTACAATGCCAAAACCGATGAAACCAAAGCCAAAAGAATTATCCAAATGATGGATAAGGTACAGCAAGGGTTAAAGTTTTATGACTAA
- a CDS encoding 3'-5' exonuclease yields the protein MNYIILDLEATCWEGEMDKNKNETIEIGAVLVNEKQEIISSFEQFVKPLKNPKLSDFCTELTSIQQKDIDHAPHFPEAIQAFKQWFQFDTEDYMLCSWGYYDKKQFESDCLLYGIDSSWTDKHISLKHQYAKFKKLKRAIGMKNALLSEGIILEGTHHRGIDDARNIAKIFLKYFDKWNY from the coding sequence ATGAACTACATCATCTTAGATTTAGAGGCAACCTGCTGGGAAGGAGAAATGGATAAAAACAAGAATGAGACAATCGAGATTGGCGCTGTATTGGTTAATGAAAAACAAGAAATCATATCATCGTTTGAGCAGTTTGTTAAACCACTAAAAAATCCCAAGCTGAGTGATTTTTGTACAGAACTGACTTCCATACAGCAAAAAGATATTGACCACGCTCCTCATTTTCCTGAAGCCATTCAAGCATTTAAACAGTGGTTCCAATTTGATACGGAAGACTACATGCTGTGCTCTTGGGGATATTACGACAAAAAGCAATTTGAAAGCGACTGCCTCCTTTATGGTATTGATTCAAGTTGGACTGACAAGCACATCAGTCTAAAGCACCAGTATGCCAAGTTCAAAAAACTGAAACGTGCGATTGGAATGAAAAACGCACTCTTAAGTGAAGGAATTATATTGGAAGGAACACACCATCGGGGGATTGATGATGCCCGAAACATTGCCAAGATCTTTCTGAAGTATTTTGATAAATGGAATTATTGA
- the hmpA gene encoding NO-inducible flavohemoprotein, with amino-acid sequence MASKNTIEIVKSTAPVLQQYGEAITKQFYKQLFEKHPELKNIFNMTHQAKGDQPRVLASAIFQYATYIDQLDMLKGAVSAITQKHSSLSITPEMYPIVGENLLEAIKVVLGDAATPEIIDAWAEAYGDLASLFIKEEEKLYSERENMTGGYRGKKKFKVVKRVAESSVITSFYLAPADGSALPPFQPGQYIAVSVEIPGESHLHTRNYSLSDFGNQETIRISVKKEEGNPNGTVSNFLHASVNVGDQVEIGIPAGDFKLEESTKPVVLIAGGVGITPLISMYKALAKTDRKVTFIQCALNSETHAFRNEIAEHLNENSKSVVIYNESLEHDEPDYKGLLTADILKAVMPEGSPAFYFCGPKPFMADVMEILQRLSVEEEDIHFEFFGPMDELKKSECPVG; translated from the coding sequence ATGGCAAGCAAAAACACAATCGAGATTGTAAAATCAACCGCTCCAGTACTTCAACAGTATGGTGAAGCCATCACCAAACAGTTTTACAAACAGCTATTTGAAAAGCATCCCGAGTTGAAGAATATTTTCAACATGACACATCAGGCAAAAGGAGATCAGCCAAGGGTACTGGCCAGTGCCATTTTCCAATATGCGACATATATCGACCAGCTGGATATGCTGAAAGGGGCAGTCTCAGCCATTACACAGAAGCACAGTTCCCTGTCCATCACACCGGAGATGTACCCGATTGTAGGCGAAAACCTGCTGGAAGCTATCAAGGTAGTACTGGGCGATGCAGCCACTCCAGAAATCATCGATGCCTGGGCTGAAGCTTATGGTGATCTTGCCTCACTTTTTATTAAGGAAGAAGAGAAACTGTACAGCGAAAGAGAAAACATGACAGGTGGCTACAGAGGCAAAAAGAAATTCAAAGTAGTGAAACGTGTAGCGGAAAGCAGTGTCATCACTTCCTTTTACCTGGCTCCCGCCGATGGAAGTGCCCTACCGCCTTTCCAGCCTGGGCAATACATTGCCGTATCTGTAGAAATCCCTGGTGAAAGTCACTTGCATACCCGAAACTACAGTCTGTCGGACTTTGGCAATCAGGAAACGATCCGTATCAGTGTCAAGAAAGAAGAAGGTAATCCTAACGGTACCGTTTCTAATTTTCTGCACGCTTCTGTTAACGTAGGAGATCAGGTGGAAATTGGTATACCTGCCGGAGATTTCAAGCTGGAAGAATCCACAAAACCAGTTGTACTGATTGCCGGAGGTGTTGGCATTACGCCACTGATCAGCATGTACAAAGCACTGGCTAAAACAGATCGGAAGGTTACATTTATACAATGTGCCCTCAATTCGGAGACACATGCATTCCGCAATGAGATAGCAGAACACCTGAACGAAAACAGCAAGTCTGTAGTCATCTACAACGAGTCTCTGGAGCATGACGAGCCAGACTACAAGGGTCTGTTGACAGCAGATATTTTGAAAGCTGTAATGCCAGAAGGTTCACCAGCATTTTATTTCTGTGGGCCTAAACCATTTATGGCAGATGTAATGGAAATCCTCCAAAGACTGTCTGTTGAAGAGGAAGATATTCACTTCGAATTCTTCGGTCCGATGGACGAGTTGAAAAAAAGTGAATGCCCTGTCGGATAA
- a CDS encoding alpha/beta hydrolase-fold protein yields the protein MKNFLTVLLISLSAFYCRAQDNNLLTIGKVDSLYSAVLQEQRSIWIYLPSSFDSASDARYPVIYLLDGNAYFHSTAGLVKQMSSFGNTSCPESIIVAIPNTNRQRDLKPYDPAEGEPASSGIEKFTNFIESELIPYVDSKYATLPYRTLIGHSTGGSFVVSTLTNHPELFTNYLAIDPGLKSHENRFYHQSVELLQNGSYKDKLLYMAVANTMPASMDTLTALQDTTWVTSTIRSTLTFAKALDQMVSNQLTYQWKFYSNENHISVPTVSTYEGLKYFFSWHVLDLDKILRTTPEITGEALFSKVIGHYQNVSEKLKYEVLPSQEQVNDLGYFFLQKEDLQGAILFFALNVKNFPNSSNVHDSIGDYYLSEGSTDKAAESYGKAIEIDGNPLSKEKLEQLNSQKKTN from the coding sequence ATGAAAAACTTCTTAACCGTTCTACTAATTTCTTTATCGGCATTTTACTGTCGTGCACAAGACAATAACCTACTGACCATTGGCAAAGTAGACAGTCTATATTCAGCAGTACTTCAAGAGCAAAGAAGCATTTGGATCTACCTCCCCAGCTCGTTTGATAGTGCTAGTGATGCCCGATACCCTGTTATCTACTTGCTGGATGGAAATGCGTACTTCCATTCCACAGCTGGATTAGTCAAACAGATGAGTTCTTTTGGCAATACCTCTTGTCCTGAATCAATCATTGTCGCAATTCCCAACACCAACCGCCAGAGAGACCTAAAGCCCTACGATCCGGCAGAAGGTGAACCTGCCTCCAGTGGTATCGAAAAGTTTACCAACTTTATCGAAAGTGAATTGATACCCTATGTAGACAGCAAGTACGCTACTCTTCCATACCGTACATTGATTGGTCACTCCACGGGTGGGTCATTTGTTGTTAGTACCCTCACAAACCATCCAGAACTTTTCACCAATTACTTGGCTATTGACCCCGGCCTCAAATCCCATGAAAACCGGTTTTATCATCAGTCTGTTGAGCTACTTCAAAATGGAAGCTACAAAGACAAGTTACTCTATATGGCTGTAGCCAATACAATGCCTGCTAGTATGGATACACTTACTGCCCTTCAGGACACTACTTGGGTTACTTCTACCATACGATCTACCTTGACTTTTGCAAAGGCACTTGACCAAATGGTAAGCAATCAACTGACCTATCAATGGAAGTTTTACTCAAACGAAAATCATATCAGTGTCCCAACGGTTTCCACATATGAAGGCTTAAAATATTTCTTCAGTTGGCATGTTCTTGACCTTGACAAAATCCTTAGAACTACTCCTGAAATTACAGGAGAAGCTTTATTTAGCAAAGTCATAGGACATTACCAGAATGTATCTGAAAAATTGAAATATGAAGTATTACCTAGTCAGGAGCAGGTCAATGACTTAGGCTATTTCTTTCTGCAAAAGGAAGACTTGCAAGGTGCCATTTTATTTTTCGCATTGAATGTCAAAAACTTCCCAAACAGCTCCAATGTACATGATTCCATAGGGGATTATTATCTTTCAGAAGGGAGCACTGATAAGGCAGCCGAATCATACGGCAAGGCTATTGAAATAGATGGCAATCCGCTGTCAAAGGAAAAGTTAGAGCAGTTAAATAGTCAAAAGAAAACTAATTAA
- a CDS encoding TlpA family protein disulfide reductase — protein sequence MITTLGKEVQLKNFKGKVVLIDTWATWCGPCLNHRPRIKDFAKKYQDNSNLAILMISVDEKTNRWLDFVEKDNPTNDGFDLFIENSTHTAFGNHYNINSIPRYILIGKNGKIINSNINEPSLALEEEIDIALRN from the coding sequence ATAATTACGACTCTTGGAAAAGAAGTCCAATTAAAAAATTTCAAAGGAAAAGTTGTTTTAATCGACACATGGGCGACATGGTGTGGACCATGCTTAAATCATAGACCTAGAATTAAAGATTTTGCAAAGAAATACCAAGACAACTCAAACTTAGCGATTCTAATGATTTCTGTTGACGAAAAAACGAATAGATGGTTAGACTTTGTTGAAAAAGATAATCCTACTAATGATGGCTTTGACCTTTTTATTGAGAATAGTACGCATACAGCATTTGGAAACCACTACAACATTAACTCAATTCCTAGGTACATTCTTATTGGGAAAAATGGAAAAATAATTAATTCTAACATTAACGAACCATCACTTGCACTTGAAGAAGAAATAGATATAGCATTGAGAAACTGA
- a CDS encoding RrF2 family transcriptional regulator — MFSKACEYGIRAMLFITTKSIHGERTSLKAISKEIGSPEAFTAKILQQLTKNKVLQSVKGPNGGFEVRPEDASKTKLIEIVSIIDGDQLFTGCGLGLPKCNDEKPCPLHHSFLKIRNDIQQLLSQTSLEELALDLDKGLSFLKR; from the coding sequence ATGTTTTCAAAAGCATGTGAATATGGAATCAGGGCAATGCTCTTTATTACCACAAAATCGATTCATGGAGAAAGAACTTCCCTTAAAGCCATTTCTAAAGAAATTGGCTCTCCTGAAGCGTTCACTGCTAAAATCCTTCAACAGCTAACTAAAAATAAAGTCCTGCAATCTGTTAAAGGGCCAAACGGTGGGTTTGAAGTAAGACCGGAAGATGCCAGCAAGACCAAACTGATCGAGATTGTCAGCATCATTGACGGCGACCAACTATTTACAGGGTGTGGGCTTGGATTACCTAAATGCAATGATGAGAAGCCATGTCCGCTTCACCACAGCTTTCTTAAAATCAGAAATGACATTCAGCAGCTTTTGAGCCAAACCTCTTTGGAAGAACTGGCGCTTGACCTCGACAAAGGCTTAAGCTTTTTGAAGAGATAA
- a CDS encoding M48 family metalloprotease, protein MYEIKLSPEFKSQTKKSIFSIVFFILTYLILLILAVGLTALCVFGGIMIVMTFPRILGIVLGIGLASIGFLVLFFLLKFIFKSHKVDRSHLQEIKRKDEPELFNMLDAIVQQVGTTFPKKVYLSADVNAAVFYDSNFWSMFLPVRKNLQIGLGLVNTVTDIELKAILAHEFGHFSQRTMKVGSYVYNVNQVIYNLLYDNESYDNVIQSWAEVSSYFSIFVVIAVRIIEGIQAILRKMYEVVNRNYMALSREMEFHADEIAASVTGYKPLKSSLLRIKLADHAHQSVLNFYGEKVKENFRSGNMFQEQFHVMNFLATEDNILLENQLPMVSLNDLNRFNKSRLVIKDQWASHPSTKERIERLEQTGLTAEKEVHQPAGSIFQNIENTYRHQTAKLFESVQYQGESKEMTLEEFQDAYKAYYEANTFSRFYNGYYDDKQPIRFDLKAAAVEEETTATAETLFSNQQIELVYTAFSLQNDIETLKQLAGSGHAIKTFDYDGKKYASRESAGLASKLAEELKELNEQIKQNDIRIFQFFLKREQELGESLQLKAMYQTFFDYDTQIDAKSGLYTEMLEALQFINYNLPFEQIRENFANLAPKEAILKHEIKELMESERYQQEITPEMQENFEQYLSKKWEYFGHENYFERPLEMLFKVLNNYGYLLSRGYFLMKKELLNYQEELVKRQETLGITG, encoded by the coding sequence ATGTATGAAATCAAACTGAGTCCAGAGTTTAAGTCCCAGACAAAGAAATCTATTTTTTCTATCGTATTTTTTATTCTGACCTATCTTATACTTCTAATATTGGCAGTAGGCTTAACGGCTCTGTGTGTATTTGGAGGTATTATGATTGTAATGACATTCCCAAGAATTTTAGGAATCGTTTTGGGTATTGGCTTGGCCAGTATTGGTTTTCTTGTCCTGTTTTTTCTGCTGAAGTTTATTTTCAAGTCACACAAAGTGGATCGTTCTCATTTGCAGGAGATCAAAAGGAAAGATGAACCTGAACTATTCAATATGCTGGATGCGATTGTTCAGCAAGTAGGAACCACCTTTCCCAAAAAAGTTTATCTATCTGCTGATGTAAATGCAGCAGTTTTTTATGATTCCAATTTTTGGAGCATGTTTCTGCCCGTACGCAAAAACCTACAGATTGGGTTGGGACTCGTGAATACCGTCACAGATATTGAGCTTAAGGCAATCTTAGCGCATGAGTTTGGGCATTTTTCTCAAAGGACGATGAAAGTGGGCAGCTATGTCTACAATGTGAACCAGGTTATTTATAACCTGTTGTATGATAATGAATCCTATGATAATGTGATTCAGTCATGGGCAGAAGTGAGTAGTTACTTTTCAATTTTTGTGGTGATCGCAGTACGTATCATTGAAGGAATTCAGGCAATATTGAGAAAGATGTATGAGGTGGTAAACAGGAATTATATGGCGCTGTCCCGTGAGATGGAGTTTCATGCCGATGAGATTGCAGCCAGTGTTACGGGTTATAAACCTCTGAAAAGTTCCCTGTTGAGGATTAAGTTGGCTGATCATGCTCACCAGTCTGTACTAAACTTTTATGGAGAGAAGGTTAAAGAAAATTTTAGGAGCGGGAACATGTTTCAGGAACAGTTTCATGTCATGAACTTTCTGGCGACGGAAGATAATATTCTGTTGGAAAATCAGCTACCAATGGTGTCCTTGAATGACCTTAACAGGTTTAACAAGTCTAGGCTTGTGATCAAGGATCAGTGGGCTTCGCATCCAAGCACTAAAGAGAGGATTGAGCGGTTGGAGCAGACAGGTTTGACAGCAGAAAAAGAAGTACATCAACCAGCAGGTAGTATCTTTCAGAATATAGAAAATACATACAGACATCAGACGGCAAAACTTTTTGAATCGGTTCAATATCAGGGAGAGTCGAAGGAGATGACCTTGGAAGAATTTCAGGATGCTTATAAAGCATACTATGAAGCCAATACTTTCTCTCGTTTCTATAATGGTTACTATGATGATAAACAACCAATCCGTTTCGATCTGAAGGCAGCAGCCGTAGAGGAGGAAACCACAGCCACAGCGGAAACTTTATTCTCTAACCAGCAGATTGAGCTGGTATATACTGCTTTCTCCTTGCAGAATGACATTGAGACCCTCAAACAGCTGGCAGGTAGTGGGCATGCGATCAAGACTTTTGATTATGACGGGAAAAAATATGCTAGCAGAGAAAGTGCAGGGCTTGCATCGAAACTTGCTGAGGAACTGAAGGAGCTTAATGAGCAGATCAAGCAGAATGATATCCGAATTTTCCAATTTTTCCTAAAACGAGAGCAGGAGTTGGGAGAGAGTTTACAGCTTAAAGCAATGTATCAGACATTTTTTGACTATGATACACAGATTGATGCAAAGAGCGGATTGTATACTGAGATGTTAGAAGCGCTTCAGTTTATCAACTATAATTTGCCATTTGAACAGATTCGGGAAAATTTTGCCAATCTAGCACCAAAGGAAGCAATCTTGAAACATGAGATTAAGGAACTGATGGAGAGTGAGCGTTATCAGCAGGAGATTACGCCAGAGATGCAAGAAAACTTTGAGCAGTATCTGTCAAAAAAATGGGAATACTTCGGACATGAGAATTATTTTGAACGACCACTTGAAATGCTTTTCAAGGTACTGAATAACTACGGTTACCTGTTGTCCAGAGGGTATTTTCTGATGAAGAAGGAGCTGCTTAATTATCAGGAGGAGCTGGTGAAGCGTCAGGAAACACTAGGAATAACAGGATGA